In Anaerobacillus sp. CMMVII, a single window of DNA contains:
- a CDS encoding DUF3048 domain-containing protein — translation MKRLTLGLTLLFIVIIVAACNNEVPEVPDVVENEQELEQELEPVPEPEKEVFINTYPLTGVGTNDEVNDRVFGVMIENTRAARPQSGLYQADLVYEVLSEATITRLLAFFHSEKPAVIGPVRSARDYYIRLNNGYNAIYVSAGGSPQAFEMFKKGQVDFISGLEYDGRFFSRSSARKAPHNMYTTYENLLKAAEHSKRSLTVSPPSLPFLDEETVVTGEKAIQIGINYGSSANNVQYQYDKDLQRYIRIVGGEQSLDLETNHPVLIDNIFIVEMSHRVIDDVGRRAIDTDSGGQGLLIQNGVYQPVQWENVGAQILPMKDGEIVGFLTGKTWINVVPKLTSNVSIE, via the coding sequence ATGAAAAGGCTTACTTTAGGTTTGACTTTATTATTTATCGTTATCATAGTAGCTGCTTGTAATAATGAAGTGCCAGAAGTTCCAGATGTCGTTGAGAATGAACAAGAGTTAGAACAAGAACTAGAACCAGTGCCGGAACCAGAAAAAGAAGTATTTATAAATACCTACCCGTTAACCGGAGTCGGTACAAATGATGAGGTAAATGATCGAGTATTTGGGGTTATGATTGAAAATACTCGCGCGGCAAGACCACAATCAGGTCTTTATCAAGCTGATTTAGTGTATGAAGTACTTTCAGAGGCAACTATTACTCGATTGCTGGCGTTTTTCCATAGTGAAAAACCAGCAGTTATTGGTCCAGTTCGGAGTGCGAGAGATTATTATATTCGCTTAAATAATGGTTATAATGCTATTTACGTTTCAGCTGGTGGAAGCCCCCAAGCATTTGAAATGTTCAAAAAAGGGCAAGTAGATTTTATTAGTGGCTTAGAGTATGATGGAAGGTTTTTCTCGCGTTCGTCTGCGAGAAAAGCCCCTCACAATATGTACACAACCTATGAGAACTTACTTAAAGCCGCAGAACATTCCAAACGCTCCTTAACAGTTTCCCCACCTTCACTACCATTTTTAGATGAAGAAACTGTGGTAACTGGAGAAAAGGCAATTCAAATTGGGATTAATTATGGCAGTAGTGCCAATAATGTTCAGTATCAGTATGATAAAGACCTTCAACGCTATATAAGGATTGTGGGCGGAGAACAAAGCTTAGATCTTGAAACGAACCATCCTGTTTTGATTGATAATATCTTTATTGTTGAAATGAGCCATCGAGTCATTGATGATGTTGGTCGTAGAGCCATCGATACAGATTCAGGTGGACAAGGGTTGCTTATTCAAAATGGTGTTTATCAACCTGTTCAATGGGAAAATGTTGGGGCGCAAATTTTACCGATGAAAGATGGGGAAATTGTTGGTTTCCTCACAGGAAAGACATGGATAAATGTCGTACCGAAGTTAACCTCAAATGTGAGTATTGAGTAA
- a CDS encoding YerC/YecD family TrpR-related protein: protein MQIDKLRGKELDQLFLSILSLKNLEECYQFFDDLCTINEIQSLAQRLEVARMLREGFTYQKIEAETGASTATISRVKRCLNYGNDGYEMTLERVKEMQLNEEVK, encoded by the coding sequence ATGCAAATCGATAAATTAAGAGGAAAAGAATTAGATCAGTTATTTTTATCAATCCTAAGCCTAAAAAATTTAGAAGAGTGTTATCAATTTTTCGATGATCTTTGTACGATTAACGAAATTCAATCATTAGCACAACGTTTAGAAGTGGCCCGTATGCTTCGTGAAGGCTTTACATATCAAAAGATCGAGGCTGAAACTGGTGCTAGTACAGCAACAATTTCTCGTGTGAAGCGTTGCTTAAACTATGGTAATGATGGCTATGAAATGACACTAGAACGTGTCAAAGAAATGCAACTAAACGAAGAAGTTAAATAA
- a CDS encoding Hsp20/alpha crystallin family protein produces MNMNKFFPMNNGGGGNGNWKKALPNFLGEDFFSDFQNLIFDSNGPKLNIYENGNELLCIFALPGLKLEEVDIYAYEKTLEVRGTLHVDYNGFRLIQEEITQGPFKRTVELPYPVRDDKVDASFQRGVLIIHLHRLIRSTPIKKKVNIQNLDDE; encoded by the coding sequence ATGAATATGAATAAATTTTTCCCAATGAATAACGGCGGGGGTGGTAATGGTAATTGGAAGAAGGCTTTACCAAACTTTTTAGGTGAAGACTTCTTTTCAGATTTTCAAAATTTAATTTTTGACAGTAATGGACCAAAACTTAATATATATGAAAATGGAAATGAACTTTTATGTATTTTTGCGCTACCAGGTCTAAAGCTTGAGGAAGTAGATATTTATGCATATGAAAAAACTCTAGAAGTTAGAGGTACTCTTCATGTTGACTATAACGGTTTCCGCTTAATTCAAGAGGAGATTACTCAGGGGCCGTTTAAACGAACGGTTGAGTTACCATACCCAGTGAGAGATGACAAGGTAGATGCTTCATTTCAACGTGGAGTGTTAATTATTCACCTACACCGCTTGATTAGGTCGACACCGATAAAAAAGAAAGTGAACATCCAAAACTTAGATGATGAGTGA